One genomic region from Marinifilum sp. JC120 encodes:
- a CDS encoding DUF554 domain-containing protein, whose product MIPTGSLVNGAAIIGGSIIGILLHSRFPERIREIIFQALGLGVILIGIQMSLKVQDILVLMFSLLIGGIIGELLRLDTMFERGAGWLKKKVGSKDTRFIDGMITASLIFCIGAMAIIGSLEEGIKGDTTILYTKAMLDGFASIALASTYGIGVLFSFIPVIIYQGALTIFASSFQEWFSPLIIDQLTACGGLLIIGISLTLLEIKRINLANLLPSLGVVIALTVFLN is encoded by the coding sequence ATGATTCCAACCGGCTCGCTCGTCAACGGTGCTGCTATTATCGGCGGTTCCATTATCGGTATTCTCCTGCACAGCAGATTTCCTGAACGTATCCGAGAAATTATTTTCCAGGCACTGGGCCTCGGCGTGATCCTGATCGGCATTCAGATGTCCTTGAAAGTACAGGACATACTCGTGCTAATGTTTAGCCTGCTCATCGGCGGAATCATCGGAGAGCTGCTGCGGCTGGATACCATGTTTGAACGCGGAGCCGGATGGCTGAAAAAGAAAGTCGGCTCCAAAGACACCAGATTCATTGACGGCATGATCACCGCATCCCTGATCTTCTGCATCGGGGCCATGGCTATCATTGGTTCATTAGAAGAAGGGATCAAAGGGGATACCACCATCCTCTACACCAAAGCAATGCTGGACGGCTTTGCTTCCATTGCCCTTGCCTCTACCTATGGCATAGGGGTGCTCTTTTCTTTCATTCCGGTCATTATTTATCAGGGAGCATTAACTATTTTTGCCAGCTCCTTTCAGGAGTGGTTCTCTCCGCTGATCATCGACCAACTTACCGCCTGCGGAGGACTGCTCATCATCGGCATCAGCCTGACTCTGCTTGAAATTAAACGGATAAACCTCGCCAACCTGCTCCCCTCACTTGGAGTTGTCATCGCGCTAACTGTATTTTTAAATTAA
- a CDS encoding DUF3987 domain-containing protein: MSESGTDILSLFGNKAPVPLGPKFPPSLSSISLPSVLADYSYELSESLQVPYEMVLCNLFGVLSTAAQRRFQIQVKEGYHESLNLYLLSPLPPGERKSAVTQAARRPLTKWENDQEKVIGPLAQEVRSKRLTLERAIDHRRNMAAKAKNSESRNSLLQEIRELEDELPELLSIPRLLADDITPECLAMLMEQQGECMSIIEAEGGLFDTFAGRYSRMPNLDLILKAFSGEPCRVDRKHGQYIGLKHPLLTICVTTQPDVLRGMAGNPEFRGRGFLARFLYFFGQSRLGFRIAEPPQVSLQVERAFLERVELLLSFKVNPDMAVQSQSLLLSGEAYESWKSFFLLIEAELRPGHSLENMTDWAGKVPGQVARLAGLLHLASSHQIESKIEQSVMLAATELGKKLVSHALYAFHDMGCDALTSCAQAALKWIGDRKIKQFTSRECQRAIRGRFPKKKQIEQGITMLEEYGYIVAVPVQYAGSGRPPSPSYKVHPAVHVQEGTPKGVYSQPTQRDTVCCATTAAVGAGEGGKPPFDPSVYAREMEAV, translated from the coding sequence ATGAGCGAATCCGGCACAGACATCCTATCTCTGTTTGGGAATAAGGCCCCTGTCCCGTTGGGGCCCAAGTTTCCGCCTTCACTATCTTCAATTTCATTGCCGTCTGTATTGGCTGATTACAGCTATGAACTTAGTGAATCGTTGCAAGTTCCGTATGAGATGGTTCTTTGTAATCTATTTGGAGTCCTATCAACCGCAGCGCAGCGGAGGTTTCAGATACAGGTTAAAGAGGGCTATCACGAGTCCTTGAATTTGTATCTCCTCTCACCACTTCCCCCCGGTGAACGAAAAAGTGCAGTCACGCAAGCTGCTCGCAGACCACTAACCAAGTGGGAGAACGATCAAGAAAAGGTAATTGGTCCACTTGCTCAGGAAGTCCGTTCAAAGCGGCTGACACTGGAGCGGGCAATTGACCACCGTCGCAACATGGCCGCCAAGGCAAAGAACTCTGAAAGTAGGAACTCTCTCCTGCAAGAGATCCGGGAACTTGAGGACGAACTGCCGGAACTTCTTTCTATTCCAAGATTACTTGCCGATGACATCACCCCTGAGTGTCTGGCTATGCTCATGGAGCAGCAGGGCGAGTGCATGTCTATCATTGAGGCTGAAGGCGGCCTTTTTGATACATTTGCCGGTCGCTACAGCCGGATGCCTAATCTTGACCTGATTTTGAAAGCATTCAGCGGTGAACCGTGTCGCGTGGATCGTAAACATGGGCAGTATATCGGGCTGAAGCATCCATTGTTGACTATCTGCGTTACAACTCAGCCTGATGTTTTGCGAGGCATGGCTGGTAATCCAGAATTTAGAGGACGCGGTTTTCTGGCCCGTTTTCTTTATTTCTTTGGGCAGAGTCGGCTTGGGTTTCGAATAGCGGAGCCGCCGCAGGTTTCATTGCAAGTGGAACGAGCTTTTCTTGAACGGGTTGAACTTCTTTTATCCTTCAAAGTGAATCCTGATATGGCAGTTCAAAGCCAATCTTTGCTGCTTAGTGGCGAAGCATATGAGTCGTGGAAGAGTTTTTTCTTGCTCATTGAGGCTGAGTTGCGACCGGGGCACAGTCTGGAAAATATGACAGATTGGGCGGGCAAGGTTCCGGGGCAGGTTGCCCGCCTTGCTGGTTTGCTTCATTTGGCCTCGTCACATCAAATAGAATCCAAAATTGAACAGTCTGTTATGCTGGCGGCTACCGAGCTGGGTAAGAAGCTTGTTTCTCATGCCCTGTATGCTTTTCATGATATGGGCTGTGATGCTCTTACCTCTTGTGCTCAGGCTGCGTTGAAGTGGATTGGAGATCGGAAGATTAAACAATTCACCAGCCGGGAATGTCAGCGTGCTATTCGTGGACGGTTCCCGAAAAAGAAGCAGATTGAGCAGGGTATAACCATGCTTGAAGAGTATGGATATATTGTCGCGGTCCCTGTTCAATATGCCGGATCGGGCCGTCCACCGAGTCCCAGCTATAAAGTTCATCCGGCTGTGCATGTGCAAGAGGGGACTCCAAAAGGAGTCTATAGCCAGCCTACCCAACGTGACACTGTTTGCTGCGCAACCACTGCCGCCGTTGGGGCTGGCGAGGGAGGCAAGCCTCCCTTCGATCCCTCCGTTTACGCCAGAGAAATGGAGGCAGTATGA
- the mobC gene encoding plasmid mobilization relaxosome protein MobC — protein sequence MSTARTKWINLRVTPEEKKSITSEAKVKGMSTGDLVRQKLGKQRVRKTKREREKLLHIARIGNNLNQIARWANTYKSNADSILILAELSAVEKELKCI from the coding sequence ATGAGCACGGCACGCACTAAATGGATTAATCTCAGAGTTACCCCCGAAGAGAAAAAGAGCATCACTTCTGAAGCAAAAGTTAAAGGAATGAGCACTGGCGATTTGGTTCGCCAAAAATTGGGAAAGCAGCGTGTTCGTAAAACCAAACGTGAAAGGGAGAAGCTGCTTCACATCGCTCGTATTGGAAATAATCTTAACCAGATTGCCCGCTGGGCAAATACCTATAAAAGCAATGCCGACTCTATTTTGATTCTTGCCGAACTTTCAGCGGTCGAAAAGGAGTTGAAATGTATATGA
- a CDS encoding AAA family ATPase — MARSDLLIDLVRAALKADRTRIKKVTEAIIAEERAKQHNILADRLTASLQNAPVRPPANELSRRPVRNGNGSRNGKDFIVEHTPRRSLDSLFLPQPCMDLCREIIEEQHRASVLRSHGLEPRHKFLLAGPPGNGKTSLAEALAYELNVPFFVVRYETVIGSFLGETSSRLKSIFDYARTTPCVLFFDEFDTLGKERGDTHETGEIKRVVSSLLLQIDDLPSYTVVISATNHSELLDKAVWRRFEARLELPRPTRKNLEAYFSIFLNQFEENSGYQPSTLAKHLCGTSYAEAEDFCLDIRRRYILSMGEKVLKEIIGSRLQQWKTRYTPSS; from the coding sequence ATGGCACGTAGCGATTTATTAATAGATTTAGTTAGAGCAGCTCTCAAAGCTGATAGGACTCGGATAAAAAAAGTTACCGAGGCTATTATTGCTGAGGAGCGTGCTAAGCAGCATAATATTCTTGCTGACCGTTTGACTGCTTCCTTGCAGAATGCTCCAGTGCGTCCTCCTGCGAATGAATTGTCGCGTCGACCCGTTCGTAATGGTAATGGAAGCCGGAACGGCAAAGATTTTATTGTAGAGCATACCCCACGACGTTCTCTTGATAGTCTTTTTTTACCTCAACCCTGCATGGATCTTTGTCGAGAGATCATTGAGGAGCAACACAGGGCTTCTGTTTTGCGCTCGCATGGATTAGAACCCCGTCATAAATTTCTTTTGGCTGGCCCCCCAGGTAATGGAAAAACGTCCCTAGCCGAAGCCCTTGCCTATGAGTTAAACGTTCCTTTTTTTGTTGTTCGTTATGAAACAGTTATTGGTTCATTTTTAGGCGAAACATCGTCTCGTTTGAAAAGCATATTTGACTACGCAAGGACAACCCCTTGCGTTCTTTTCTTTGATGAATTTGATACTCTTGGAAAAGAACGCGGCGATACGCATGAAACAGGTGAAATCAAACGAGTTGTAAGCTCTTTGTTGCTGCAAATTGATGATCTTCCTAGCTATACTGTTGTCATATCTGCAACAAACCATTCTGAGTTATTGGATAAAGCTGTTTGGAGACGTTTTGAAGCACGGTTAGAGCTGCCTCGACCAACTCGTAAAAATTTAGAAGCATATTTTTCAATATTTTTAAATCAATTTGAAGAAAATTCTGGTTACCAACCTTCAACGTTGGCTAAACATCTTTGTGGAACAAGTTATGCCGAAGCTGAAGATTTTTGTTTAGATATTCGTCGTAGATACATTCTTTCTATGGGGGAAAAGGTTTTGAAAGAGATTATAGGTTCTCGTCTTCAACAATGGAAAACACGCTATACTCCAAGTAGTTAA
- a CDS encoding DNA-binding protein, whose amino-acid sequence MQGLLSTKEAAERLGLSPGTLEVWRCLGKGPRYIKIGRRVGYDASDLDIYVESCKVIPLEEQANLPRSR is encoded by the coding sequence ATGCAAGGACTGTTAAGCACAAAAGAAGCTGCTGAAAGATTGGGACTCAGCCCCGGTACTTTAGAAGTATGGCGTTGCCTTGGAAAAGGTCCGCGCTATATCAAAATTGGTCGGCGTGTCGGATATGATGCAAGTGATTTGGATATCTATGTTGAATCCTGCAAAGTGATCCCGCTCGAAGAACAGGCCAACTTGCCGAGGTCTAGATGA